One Nicotiana tomentosiformis chromosome 4, ASM39032v3, whole genome shotgun sequence genomic window carries:
- the LOC104084688 gene encoding subtilisin-like protease SBT1.3 codes for MAALNFFIIFTSLVLPIASELLLSTYVVHVDTKTRPSHYLTQDEWYNSMVESVLENKMDSDSTSPRLFYSYDVVLQGFAARLTDQESEKLNKYPEVTRIFKDQFRIKLDTTRSPNFLGLNTGYGLWPKSNFGDDVIVGLVDTGIWPESESFKDNGIGPIPTRWKGKCVDGIAFNATRNCNRKLIGARNFVKGVENDYHHQSPRDQNGHGTHTASTAAGAEVYGANVFGFAKGKARGIASKARIAMYKACGSSSCAESDILAAIESAIKDGVDILSLSLGYDDDPFYENPVAIATFAAVKRNIFVVSSAGNLGPYPFSVHNTAPWVTTVGAGSLDRDFPIEINLSNNKTFVGSSLYPGRISGKSYPLVYIENCSRMTIDRSKVERKIVVCNTSKIEALRNGILIQKTGGVGLIQLNLATEGEGFRAMAYTLSSATLSYKEGIELLSYIKSNANPTARFVRRKGTVIGKKVRAPIVASFSSRGPNVVVPEVLKPDLIAPGLNILAAWPGDISPTRLKMDPRRVKFNINSGTSMACPHVAGVAALVRAVHPDWSPAAIKSALMTTSTAFDNAKLPIIKHEDMELATPVSIGSGHVNPESAIDPGLIYDTDTSDYINLLCSLNYTEKQMKLFTNESNPCSGFTGSPLDLNYPSLSVMFRPDSSVHFVKRTLTHVAVSKPEVYKVKIVNLNSEKVSLSIEPRKLMFNESSKKQSYMVKFESHYAFNSSRKIVEQMAFGSISWESDKHNVRSPFVVMWVQQNFNNSRLYK; via the exons TCTACTTCTCCAAGATTGTTCTACTCATATGATGTAGTGTTACAAGGTTTTGCAGCAAGATTGACTGATCAAGAATCTGAAAAACTAAACAAATATCCAGAAGTCACTCGCATTTTCAAAGATCAGTTTAGAATCAAGCTTGACACTACACGTTCGCCGAATTTTCTTGGCCTAAACACAGGTTATGGTCTGTGGCCAAAATCTAACTTTGGAGATGATGTTATAGTTGGCCTTGTTGATACAGGAATTTGGCCTGAAAGTGAGAGTTTCAAAGACAATGGTATTGGTCCTATTCCAACAAGGTGGAAAGGCAAATGTGTTGATGGAATCGCGTTCAACGCAACAAGAAACTGTAACAGAAAACTTATTGGTGCTAGGAATTTCGTTAAGGGGGTTGAGAATGACTATCATCATCAATCGCCACGAGATCAAAATGGACATGGAACACATACTGCTTCAACTGCAGCAGGTGCAGAGGTATATGGTGCCAATGTATTTGGTTTTGCTAAAGGGAAAGCACGAGGGATCGCGAGTAAAGCTAGGATTGCAATGTACAAAGCTTGTGGGAGTAGTTCTTGTGCAGAGTCTGATATTTTAGCAGCTATTGAAAGTGCTATAAAAGATGGTGTAGATATACTTTCCCTCTCCTTAGGATACGATGATGATCCGTTTTATGAAAATCCAGTGGCAATTGCAACATTTGCTGCTGTTAAAAGGAACATATTTGTTGTCTCCTCAGCTGGAAATCTTGGACCTTATCCATTTTCAGTTCACAATACAGCACCTTGGGTGACAACAGTTGGAGCTGGATCACTTGATCGCGATTTTCCCATTGAAATCAACTTATCAAATAACAAGACTTTTGTTGGTTCTTCTCTTTATCCAGGGAGAATCAGTGGTAAAAGTTACCCTCTTGTTTATATTGAGAATTGCTCTAGAATGACAATCGATCGTTCTAAAGTTGAACGAAAGATTGTAGTTTGCAACACCAGTAAAATCGAAGCTCTAAGAAATGGGATTTTAATTCAGAAAACAGGTGGTGTTGGATTGATTCAATTGAATCTTGCGACTGAAGGAGAAGGGTTCAGAGCAATGGCTTACACATTGTCTTCTGCAACATTGAGTTATAAAGAAGGAATAGAACTTCTTTCTTATATCAAATCGAATGCTAATCCAACAGCAAGATTCGTACGTCGAAAGGGTACAGTAATTGGGAAAAAAGTTAGAGCTCCAATTGTTGCTAGCTTTTCTTCAAGAGGGCCTAATGTTGTTGTTCCTGAAGTCCTCAAACCTGACCTCATTGCTCCGGGTTTGAACATTCTTGCAGCATGGCCAG GTGACATTTCCCCGACACGTCTCAAGATGGATCCAAGGAGAGTAAAGTTCAACATAAACTCGGGAACATCAATGGCGTGCCCTCACGTAGCCGGAGTAGCTGCACTAGTCCGCGCTGTTCATCCAGATTGGTCCCCGGCTGCTATAAAATCCGCACTGATGACAACATCCACAGCATTCGACAATGCAAAACTTCCTATCATAAAACACGAAGACATGGAGCTAGCAACCCCGGTCAGCATTGGTTCCGGTCATGTTAACCCTGAATCGGCTATTGATCCGGGCCTAATATACGACACTGATACATCAGACTACATCAACTTACTATGCAGCTTGAACTATACAGAGAAACAAATGAAACTTTTCACGAACGAGTCAAATCCTTGCTCGGGTTTCACTGGATCTCCACTTGATCTTAACTATCCATCACTTTCTGTTATGTTCAGGCCTGATTCCTCTGTTCATTTTGTTAAGAGGACACTAACACATGTTGCGGTATCTAAGCCCGAGGTGTACAAAGTAAAGATAGTGAATCTAAATTCAGAAAAGGTGAGTTTAAGTATAGAGCCAAGGAAGCTGATGTTCAATGAATCTTCAAAGAAACAAAGCTATATGGTCAAATTTGAGAGCCATTATGCATTCAACAGCAGCAGGAAAATAGTTGAGCAAATGGCATTTGGTTCGATATCGTGGGAGAGTGATAAGCACAATGTTAGGAGCCCCTTTGTTGTTATGTGGGTTCAGCAAAATTTCAATAACAGTAGATTATACAAATAA
- the LOC104084687 gene encoding cytochrome P450 71AU50-like — MASIWQVLVLVVIVLYIFQELHNKFMKKKKKLPPGPKGFPIIGNLFMIGKNLHQDLYQIAKKHGPIMSMRFGLVPVIVASSPHSAELFLKKHDLVFASRPYNTAAQYIGYNQRNLTFGKYGPYWRNMRKLCTLELLSTLKINSFQSMRKQEIGNFVTFLNRAASNGIEVDISAKLASLSANMACLMVFGKKYMDEEFDERGFKDVIQETLVITATPNIGEFFPFFDRFDLQGFVPRMKKLAKIFDDFLEKIIDEHVHDSKRENKQAKDIVDTMMSIMQSGEAEFEFDRRHVKAIMLDLLIASMDTASTAIDWTFTELLRHPKVMKKLQNELEQVVGTNRMVEETDLEKLEYLDMVIKEGFRLHPVAPLLIPHESIEDCIVDGFDIPKGSRILVNTWAIGRDPEAWPEPEKFRPERFVGSNIDLRGRDFQLLPFGSGRRSCPGLQLGLTIVLLVLAQLVHCFDWELPNGMMPEDLDMTEKFGLVTARAQHLVAIPTYRLHV, encoded by the exons ATGGCCTCAATCTGGCAAGTTCTTGTACTAGTTGTAATAGTCCTATACATTTTTCAAGAATTACACAACAAAttcatgaaaaagaaaaagaaacttcCTCCAGGTCCAAAAGGGTTTCCAATTATTGGAAATCTATTTATGATTGGCAAAAATCTACATCAAGATCTTTATCAAATAGCCAAAAAACATGGTCCTATAATGAGTATGAGATTTGGTCTAGTTCCTGTTATTGTTGCTTCATCTCCTCATTCTGCTGAACTATTCTTGAAAAAACATGATCTTGTTTTTGCTAGTAGACCATATAATACAGCTGCTCAATATATTGGATATAATCAAAGAAATCTTACTTTTGGTAAATATGGTCCTTATTGGCGAAATATGCGAAAATTGTGCACGTTAGAATTGCTTAGTACTCTCAAGAtcaattcatttcaatcaatGAGAAAACAAGAGATTggaaattttgtgacttttctcAATCGGGCAGCTTCtaatggtattgaggttgatattAGTGCTAAACTTGCTTCACTAAGTGCAAACATGGCTTGTTTAATGGTATTTGGGAAGAAATATATGGATGAAGAATTTGATGAAAGGGGTTTTAAAGATGTAATTCAAGAGACTTTAGTTATAACAGCAACACCAAATATTGGtgagttttttcctttttttgataGGTTTGATTTGCAGGGATTTGTTCCACGTATGAAAAAATTGGCAAAGATTTTTGATGATTTTTTGGAGAAAATTATTGATGAACATGTTCATGATTCCAAGAGGGAAAATAAGCAAGCTAAGGATATTGTTGATACTATGATGTCTATTATGCAATCTGGAGAAGCTGAATTCGAGTTCGATCGTCGCCATGTCAAGGCTATTATGCTG GATTTGTTAATAGCTTCAATGGACACTGCATCAACAGCAATTGACTGGACTTTCACTGAACTTCTAAGGCATCCTAAAGTAATGAAGAAATTACAAAATGAATTGGAACAAGTTGTTGGCACAAATAGAATGGTGGAAGAGACAGATTTGGAAAAATTAGAGTACTTAGACATGGTTATAAAAGAAGGTTTTAGGCTTCACCCCGTTGCACCACTATTAATTCCACATGAATCCATTGAAGATTGTATTGTTGATGGTTTTGATATACCTAAAGGTTCAAGAATTTTGGTAAATACTTGGGCAATTGGAAGAGATCCAGAAGCTTGGCCTGAACCCGAGAAGTTCAGACCAGAAAGGTTTGTTGGTAGCAACATCGATCTTAGGGGACGTGACTTTCAACTTTTACCATTTGGCTCAGGGAGAAGAAGTTGCCCCGGATTACAACTAGGGCTCACCATTGTTCTCCTGGTGTTAGCGCAATTGGTTCATTGCTTTGATTGGGAGCTACCAAATGGTATGATGCCAGAAGATTTAGATATGACTGAGAAATTTGGTTTAGTAACAGCTAGAGCTCAACATTTAGTTGCTATTCCTACTTATCGATTGCATGTGTAG